The proteins below come from a single Microbulbifer sp. Q7 genomic window:
- a CDS encoding saccharopine dehydrogenase NADP-binding domain-containing protein, with amino-acid sequence MSSLKMLRKRVLILGGYGTFGSRIAEMLSDEPDLHIILAGHDRFKAELLANRLQKPPADPDSSACTFEGLRLDHHSVNLAAQLKALNLDLLIHCAGPFQRQDYHVPEACIANGIHYLDIADATGFVGNIASLDQSAIESGAAVISGASSLPALSSAVLKVLSASFSHIEDVDISIAPAHRISRGLATVRAGFESLGKTLTLTRDGQPVASYAGGDLRKVTLGHPVGKRLVCNFDVPDLKLAPEHMPGIRNLHFGTGVQPRPLQWGLALCARLARIRRPAFLPDPLPYLARLGHWLAARWPGGSNHGGMLIEVGGQWKGHRAHARWQILGLNGDGPWIPAAPAAAMARKLIHSKRVAAGARPCWQLLSLDEILRELAPYSVVTSVELPDS; translated from the coding sequence TTGTCGTCTTTAAAAATGTTGCGCAAGCGGGTTCTGATTCTTGGAGGTTACGGTACCTTCGGCAGCCGCATTGCCGAAATGCTCAGCGATGAGCCAGACCTCCACATCATTCTCGCCGGACACGACCGCTTCAAAGCCGAACTTCTCGCTAATCGCCTGCAAAAACCGCCGGCCGATCCCGATTCATCCGCCTGTACCTTCGAAGGCCTGCGCCTCGACCACCACTCCGTGAACCTGGCAGCCCAGCTCAAGGCCCTGAACCTCGATCTTCTGATTCATTGCGCAGGCCCCTTTCAGCGACAGGATTACCACGTGCCGGAAGCCTGTATCGCGAACGGCATCCACTACCTGGACATTGCGGACGCCACCGGATTTGTCGGCAACATCGCAAGCCTGGACCAGAGCGCCATCGAGTCCGGGGCCGCCGTCATCAGCGGGGCGAGTAGCTTGCCCGCCCTGAGCTCCGCGGTACTCAAGGTCCTCAGCGCATCATTCTCACACATCGAAGACGTCGACATCAGCATTGCCCCCGCGCACCGCATCAGCCGCGGTTTGGCAACGGTGCGTGCCGGGTTTGAGTCTCTGGGGAAAACTTTGACGCTGACCCGCGACGGTCAGCCGGTAGCAAGCTATGCCGGTGGCGACTTGCGGAAAGTCACACTGGGCCACCCGGTGGGCAAGCGCCTGGTGTGCAACTTCGATGTGCCCGACCTGAAGCTCGCGCCGGAACACATGCCCGGGATAAGAAACCTGCACTTCGGCACCGGCGTGCAACCCCGCCCACTGCAGTGGGGACTGGCCCTGTGCGCACGCCTCGCGCGTATTCGCCGACCGGCGTTCCTCCCCGACCCATTACCCTACCTCGCACGCCTCGGTCATTGGCTGGCAGCGCGCTGGCCCGGGGGCAGCAATCACGGCGGCATGCTCATTGAGGTGGGTGGACAATGGAAAGGCCACCGCGCCCATGCGCGCTGGCAGATTCTTGGACTCAACGGCGATGGCCCGTGGATTCCCGCAGCACCCGCCGCCGCCATGGCACGCAAACTCATTCACAGTAAGCGCGTTGCCGCTGGGGCGCGCCCCTGTTGGCAGCTGCTGTCACTGGACGAGATTCTGCGGGAACTGGCACCCTATTCTGTGGTGACTTCCGTGGAGCTTCCGGATTCCTGA
- a CDS encoding UDP-2,3-diacylglucosamine diphosphatase, with product MATFLISDLHLDASRPEITRAFYQFLEGPAAGAEALYILGDFFEVWIGDDDDAPLAEEVACHLKRYSEAGTAVFLMHGNRDFLLGEEYAQRCGATLLPDPSLVTLAGHRVLLMHGDSLCTRDQDYMAFREQARNPQWQQALLAKPLTERRQIAAQIRSVSKSMNSSKAEDIMDVTPEEVVKVMGDHQVRTLIHGHTHRPARHTLTIDGQAAERLVLGDWGTLGWCIRADDAGEPGQKGLELIHWPTAD from the coding sequence GTGGCAACCTTCCTGATTTCAGACCTGCACCTGGACGCGTCCCGCCCGGAAATTACCCGGGCTTTTTACCAGTTTCTTGAAGGGCCCGCCGCTGGAGCGGAAGCGCTCTACATTCTCGGCGACTTCTTTGAGGTCTGGATCGGCGACGACGATGACGCACCGCTCGCGGAGGAAGTGGCCTGCCACCTCAAGCGCTACAGCGAAGCAGGCACTGCTGTATTCTTGATGCACGGCAACCGGGATTTCCTGCTGGGCGAGGAATACGCCCAGCGGTGCGGTGCCACCCTCCTGCCGGATCCCAGCCTGGTCACCCTCGCCGGCCACCGGGTGCTCCTGATGCACGGTGACAGCCTGTGTACCCGGGACCAGGACTACATGGCCTTCCGCGAACAGGCGCGCAATCCGCAATGGCAGCAGGCACTACTGGCCAAGCCTCTGACAGAGCGCCGTCAGATCGCTGCCCAGATCCGGTCTGTCTCCAAGTCCATGAACAGTAGCAAAGCCGAAGACATCATGGATGTGACCCCGGAAGAAGTGGTGAAGGTGATGGGCGACCACCAGGTACGCACCCTGATTCACGGCCACACCCACCGCCCCGCCCGCCACACCCTGACCATTGACGGCCAGGCAGCGGAACGGCTCGTGCTGGGAGACTGGGGCACACTGGGATGGTGCATTCGTGCAGACGACGCTGGAGAGCCTGGCCAAAAGGGACTTGAACTGATCCACTGGCCCACGGCAGACTAG
- a CDS encoding peptidylprolyl isomerase, producing the protein MITLHTTHGDIAIELDFDKAPKTAANFLQYCREDFYTGTIFHRVINNFMIQGGGMTPNMDQKPTRDAIENEADNGLKNDTGTLAMARTMDPHSATAQFFINVNDNDFLNFRAKDAQGWGYCVFGNVVDGMDVVNKIKEVATGSNGFHQDVPTETIEITGVTISDAYADK; encoded by the coding sequence ATGATCACTCTGCACACCACTCACGGCGACATTGCTATCGAACTGGACTTTGACAAGGCGCCAAAGACCGCCGCCAACTTCCTCCAGTACTGCCGCGAGGACTTCTACACCGGCACAATTTTCCACCGTGTGATCAACAACTTCATGATCCAGGGCGGCGGTATGACGCCGAACATGGACCAGAAGCCCACCCGCGACGCGATCGAAAACGAAGCGGACAACGGCCTGAAAAACGATACCGGCACCCTGGCCATGGCACGCACCATGGACCCGCACTCCGCAACTGCTCAGTTTTTCATCAACGTAAACGACAACGACTTCCTGAACTTCCGCGCCAAGGATGCCCAGGGTTGGGGCTACTGCGTGTTTGGCAACGTGGTTGACGGCATGGACGTGGTGAACAAGATCAAGGAAGTGGCCACCGGCAGCAATGGCTTCCACCAGGACGTGCCCACGGAAACCATCGAAATCACCGGCGTTACCATTTCTGACGCTTACGCGGACAAGTAA
- a CDS encoding glutamine--tRNA ligase/YqeY domain fusion protein, whose translation MTSESKPAHFLQNIIREDLAAGRVSQLSTRFPPEPNGYLHIGHAKSICLNFGLAKEFGGQCNLRFDDTNPAKEEEEYVDAIKRDVSWLGFEWAGDVKYTSDYFDQLHQWAIHLIKEGKAYVCDLSPEQAREYRGTLKEPGKNSPFRDRSVEENLDLFARMAAGEFDEGSCSLRAKIDMAAPNINLRDPIIYRIKKMAHHQTGDKWCVYPSYDFAHGQSDAIEGISHSICTLEFEDHKPLYDWFIENLPVPARPRQYEFARLHLNYTVVSKRKLKQLVDEGFVDGWDDPRMPTISGLRRRGVTPASIRQFCEMIGVTRSDSTVDVGMLEYAIRDDLDKKAPRAMCVMEPLKVTLTNYPEDQQEMLSAPGHPVREDLPARTLPFGKTLYIEQEDFREEANKKYKRLVLGKKVRLRNAYVIQAEEVIKNDAGDVVEILCSVDLDTLGKDPADGVKPKGVIHWVSADNHVDCEVRLYDRLFNEESPDVGDKNFLESVNPDNLKILTGCKAEIGLAQAQPEQGYQFERNGYFCRDSKYGTAEKPVFNRTIGLRDSWAKEQNK comes from the coding sequence ATGACATCCGAGAGCAAGCCCGCTCACTTTTTACAGAACATCATCCGCGAAGATCTGGCCGCCGGCCGGGTTAGCCAGCTGAGCACCCGTTTCCCCCCGGAACCGAACGGGTATCTGCACATTGGCCACGCCAAATCGATCTGTCTAAATTTTGGCCTGGCGAAGGAGTTTGGTGGTCAGTGCAACCTGCGCTTCGACGACACCAACCCGGCCAAAGAGGAAGAGGAATACGTAGACGCAATCAAGCGCGACGTATCGTGGCTCGGTTTCGAGTGGGCTGGCGATGTGAAGTACACCTCGGACTATTTCGATCAGCTGCACCAGTGGGCCATCCACCTCATCAAGGAGGGCAAGGCCTACGTCTGTGATCTTTCCCCGGAACAGGCCCGCGAGTACCGTGGTACATTGAAAGAGCCCGGCAAGAACAGCCCCTTCCGCGATCGCTCGGTAGAGGAAAACCTGGATCTGTTCGCGCGCATGGCCGCCGGCGAGTTCGACGAGGGAAGCTGCAGCCTGCGGGCAAAGATTGACATGGCGGCGCCGAACATCAACCTGCGCGACCCGATCATCTACCGCATCAAGAAGATGGCGCACCACCAGACCGGTGATAAATGGTGTGTCTACCCCAGCTACGACTTCGCCCACGGCCAGTCGGACGCGATCGAGGGCATCAGCCACTCTATCTGCACCCTGGAGTTTGAAGACCACAAACCACTGTACGACTGGTTTATCGAAAACCTGCCGGTGCCTGCGCGCCCGCGCCAGTATGAATTTGCCCGGCTGCACCTGAATTACACTGTGGTGTCCAAGCGCAAGCTCAAGCAACTGGTGGACGAAGGTTTCGTCGACGGTTGGGACGATCCCCGCATGCCGACCATCTCGGGCCTGCGCCGCCGCGGCGTAACGCCTGCGTCCATTCGCCAATTTTGCGAAATGATCGGCGTAACCCGTTCCGACTCCACCGTGGATGTGGGCATGCTGGAATACGCCATCCGTGACGATCTGGATAAAAAGGCGCCGCGGGCCATGTGTGTGATGGAGCCGCTCAAGGTGACGCTCACCAATTACCCGGAAGATCAGCAGGAAATGCTGAGCGCGCCTGGTCACCCCGTGCGCGAAGACCTGCCGGCCCGTACGCTGCCGTTTGGCAAAACCCTGTATATCGAGCAGGAAGACTTCCGCGAGGAAGCCAACAAGAAATACAAGCGCCTGGTGCTGGGCAAAAAAGTCCGGCTGCGCAACGCCTACGTGATCCAGGCTGAGGAAGTGATCAAGAACGATGCCGGCGATGTTGTCGAAATCCTGTGCTCGGTTGATCTGGATACCCTCGGCAAGGACCCCGCGGACGGCGTCAAGCCGAAGGGCGTGATCCACTGGGTTTCTGCAGACAACCACGTCGATTGTGAAGTGCGTTTGTACGACCGGCTGTTTAACGAGGAATCGCCGGATGTGGGTGACAAAAATTTTCTGGAGTCCGTGAATCCGGACAACCTGAAAATTCTCACCGGCTGTAAGGCGGAAATCGGTCTTGCCCAGGCGCAACCGGAGCAGGGCTACCAGTTCGAGCGCAACGGTTATTTTTGCCGCGACAGCAAATACGGCACCGCCGAGAAACCGGTCTTCAACCGCACCATTGGCCTGCGGGATTCCTGGGCAAAAGAGCAAAACAAGTAA
- the cysS gene encoding cysteine--tRNA ligase, with the protein MALHLHNTFSGKKELFTPLQENRVRMYVCGPTVYNRVHIGNARPAVVFDTLYRILKAEYSDVVYARNITDIDDKIMNTARENGEEIGVLSARFAQAYFEDMQALNNLQPDITPYATEHLPEMIAMIESLVEKGNAYAAEGHVLFAVQSMDDYGKLSKRSLDDMLAGARVEVAPYKKYAGDFVLWKPSADDEPGWESPWGRGRPGWHLECSAMIKKHLGDTIDIHGGGRDLTFPHHENERAQSCCANGVDFVRYWMHNGYVNIDGEKMSKSLGNFRMVNDLLQQYPGEVLRFALLSAHYRSELNFSADLLDQAWRTLDGLYGALRETQGVEAATTNLNDSAFMAALHDDLNTPIAISELHQMARELNKAADADKPALKGQLLAAGAMLGILQLDAEAWFKQSRGGDDVISEGEIEALIAERQQSKKDKNFARADEIREELKAQGVVLEDSREGTKWRRE; encoded by the coding sequence ATGGCTTTACATCTCCACAATACGTTCTCCGGCAAGAAGGAACTGTTTACACCGCTGCAGGAAAATCGCGTGCGCATGTACGTGTGTGGCCCGACGGTGTACAACCGCGTGCACATCGGCAACGCACGGCCGGCGGTGGTGTTCGATACCCTGTACCGGATTCTGAAAGCGGAATACAGCGATGTGGTCTACGCACGCAATATCACAGATATTGACGACAAGATCATGAACACCGCGCGGGAAAATGGCGAAGAGATTGGCGTACTGAGTGCGCGCTTTGCGCAAGCCTATTTCGAAGACATGCAGGCCCTGAACAACCTGCAGCCGGACATCACTCCTTACGCCACCGAGCATCTGCCAGAAATGATCGCCATGATCGAAAGCCTGGTGGAAAAGGGCAATGCCTATGCCGCGGAAGGGCACGTTCTGTTCGCGGTGCAGTCCATGGACGACTACGGCAAGCTTTCCAAGCGCTCCCTCGACGATATGCTTGCCGGTGCACGCGTAGAAGTTGCTCCGTACAAGAAGTACGCCGGCGACTTTGTGCTGTGGAAGCCTTCCGCAGACGATGAGCCGGGCTGGGAAAGCCCCTGGGGCCGCGGTCGCCCGGGCTGGCATTTGGAATGTTCGGCGATGATCAAGAAGCACCTCGGGGATACTATTGATATTCACGGTGGTGGCCGGGACCTGACCTTCCCGCACCATGAAAACGAGCGCGCCCAGAGCTGCTGCGCCAACGGGGTGGATTTTGTGCGTTACTGGATGCACAACGGCTACGTCAATATCGATGGCGAGAAGATGTCCAAGTCATTGGGTAACTTCCGCATGGTCAACGATCTGCTCCAGCAGTATCCCGGGGAGGTGCTGCGCTTTGCCTTGCTTTCTGCCCATTATCGTTCGGAGTTGAATTTCAGCGCCGATCTGCTGGATCAGGCCTGGCGGACACTGGATGGTCTTTACGGCGCACTGCGTGAAACTCAGGGTGTCGAGGCCGCGACCACCAACCTGAACGACTCCGCGTTTATGGCCGCGCTGCACGATGACCTCAACACACCCATCGCCATCAGTGAGCTGCACCAGATGGCGCGTGAGCTGAACAAGGCCGCCGACGCGGATAAACCCGCGCTGAAAGGGCAGTTACTCGCGGCCGGCGCGATGCTGGGAATCCTCCAGCTGGATGCGGAGGCTTGGTTCAAGCAGTCCCGCGGTGGCGACGATGTGATCAGTGAGGGCGAGATCGAGGCCCTGATTGCGGAGCGCCAGCAGAGCAAGAAAGACAAAAATTTCGCGCGCGCCGATGAAATCCGTGAGGAACTCAAGGCCCAGGGCGTCGTATTGGAAGACAGCCGCGAAGGCACCAAGTGGCGCCGGGAGTAA
- a CDS encoding DUF3012 domain-containing protein, which produces MKQYLTIATAILAVVTLTACEPKRGSEAWCKKMDETPKGEWSFNDAGDYTKFCVLNQKPDDQ; this is translated from the coding sequence ATGAAACAGTATCTGACCATCGCCACCGCCATTCTCGCCGTCGTCACCCTGACCGCCTGCGAACCCAAGCGCGGCTCTGAAGCCTGGTGCAAGAAGATGGACGAAACCCCCAAAGGGGAGTGGAGCTTCAACGATGCCGGTGACTACACGAAGTTCTGTGTCCTGAACCAGAAGCCGGACGACCAGTAA
- a CDS encoding Wadjet anti-phage system protein JetA family protein, translating into MFFADSYQHFFRPLTGKYREQVVECLRLLYERLYTTKADYGESLTREQILEIFAEALTRAPQLDSDGSAEPEGRFRGLREQSVWVLNSLVEFGWLEKLVDSATLSVSYPFSRRGRLFTQPLVELNSTRVRTRHRNTRNTLNALEAFASRGEVYDLIDAWEYSERIVADFTDMIAELEERKREMVREVEAQILVQQATDEFFSFMESRFQPDLAIRLSADSVEKHRDRIGRVIAQIRRKDNDKKAEWERRLRQQLPELFTDGQSVLWLMLDTIEDRMRRACEVKLPALRQALQGFTKRAEIIIRQLSYLQSGTEGAFTDLCQDLGSAPNRDQMLSQLGDQLAAFQLRLYDPKQAQLWQRSRRQPVNTLVADEAPIDEHSQRDILLQQLLDQAFNFNSSDLRNYLSSALGRGQRVNSRELPLKDARDLLAMSHALEAAAVSQDGSGPFMEVHFTGEVASNDYFQQFDEYTLELKPELKNRD; encoded by the coding sequence TTGTTTTTTGCAGACTCCTACCAGCATTTCTTCCGCCCGCTCACCGGTAAGTACCGGGAGCAGGTGGTGGAGTGCCTGCGCCTGTTGTATGAGCGCCTGTACACGACCAAGGCAGACTACGGTGAATCGCTGACCCGCGAGCAGATACTGGAGATCTTCGCCGAAGCGCTCACCCGCGCCCCGCAACTGGACAGTGATGGCAGTGCGGAGCCAGAGGGCCGCTTCCGCGGATTGCGCGAACAGTCCGTGTGGGTGCTGAATAGCCTGGTGGAGTTCGGCTGGCTGGAGAAACTGGTGGACAGCGCCACACTCTCTGTTTCCTATCCCTTTAGTCGCCGTGGCCGGTTGTTCACGCAGCCCCTGGTTGAGCTCAACAGCACCCGGGTGCGCACCCGCCACCGCAATACCCGCAATACGCTCAATGCACTTGAGGCATTCGCCAGCCGTGGCGAAGTCTACGACCTGATCGACGCCTGGGAGTACTCCGAGCGCATCGTTGCCGACTTCACCGACATGATTGCGGAGCTGGAGGAGCGCAAGCGGGAAATGGTGCGGGAAGTTGAAGCGCAGATACTGGTGCAGCAGGCCACCGATGAATTCTTTTCCTTTATGGAGAGCCGGTTTCAGCCGGACCTGGCCATTCGCCTTTCCGCAGACAGTGTTGAAAAGCATCGGGATAGAATCGGCCGTGTGATCGCGCAGATTCGGCGTAAGGATAATGACAAGAAGGCGGAATGGGAGCGCCGGTTACGCCAGCAATTGCCCGAGCTTTTTACGGATGGGCAGTCTGTACTCTGGCTGATGCTGGATACCATTGAAGACCGGATGCGCCGCGCCTGCGAGGTAAAGCTGCCGGCACTGCGTCAGGCTCTGCAGGGGTTTACCAAACGCGCAGAGATCATCATTCGTCAGCTCAGCTATTTGCAAAGCGGTACCGAAGGCGCGTTTACCGATTTGTGCCAGGATTTGGGAAGCGCGCCTAACCGCGATCAAATGCTGTCGCAGCTGGGCGATCAGCTGGCAGCCTTCCAGTTGCGGTTGTACGATCCCAAGCAAGCACAACTCTGGCAGCGCAGCCGTCGTCAGCCGGTGAATACCCTGGTCGCCGATGAGGCGCCCATCGATGAGCACAGTCAGCGGGACATCCTGCTGCAGCAGTTGCTGGATCAGGCGTTCAATTTCAATAGCAGCGATCTCCGCAACTACCTCTCCAGCGCGCTCGGCCGCGGACAGCGGGTAAATAGCCGCGAGCTCCCGCTCAAGGATGCGCGCGATCTGCTCGCCATGAGTCATGCACTGGAAGCGGCGGCCGTATCCCAGGACGGCAGCGGCCCCTTTATGGAAGTGCACTTTACCGGCGAAGTGGCCAGTAATGATTACTTCCAGCAATTTGATGAATACACCCTTGAGTTGAAACCCGAGTTGAAGAACCGTGATTGA
- a CDS encoding DUF4194 domain-containing protein, producing MIEQALEEALAQCKLTRSEFSELLVRLLDYGVICRDESNIETVLYDRFQRCEPLIREWVSPLGLRLQHDRRFQFIRVYPPGAEVPGMPDQEEPHHGGFRARLSQQEVAAILVLRVEYDKSLREGQVDDQGCVALTLEALELGLRNLLKMSLPDKLAERKQLLKKLRQLRLIQFSGEESEAVVETLLRVRPTIAQFVSEAALAQLLEGGGEVPAAETVTRAEARLTPSSEDQSLFAESQE from the coding sequence GTGATTGAACAAGCATTGGAAGAGGCTCTGGCCCAGTGCAAATTGACCCGCAGTGAATTCTCCGAGCTGCTGGTGCGGTTGCTGGATTACGGTGTTATTTGCCGCGATGAAAGCAATATTGAAACGGTGTTGTACGACCGCTTTCAGCGCTGCGAGCCGCTTATTCGTGAGTGGGTCTCGCCCCTCGGTCTGCGCCTTCAGCACGACAGGCGCTTTCAGTTCATTCGGGTGTATCCACCGGGTGCGGAAGTGCCGGGCATGCCGGATCAGGAGGAGCCGCATCACGGCGGGTTCCGCGCGCGCCTTTCCCAGCAGGAAGTTGCGGCAATACTCGTATTGCGAGTGGAATATGACAAATCCCTACGCGAAGGCCAGGTCGATGACCAGGGGTGTGTGGCGCTGACGCTGGAGGCACTCGAACTCGGCCTGCGCAACCTGTTGAAAATGTCCTTGCCGGACAAGCTTGCTGAGCGCAAGCAGTTGCTCAAGAAGTTGCGCCAGCTGCGCCTGATCCAATTTAGTGGTGAAGAGAGTGAAGCCGTGGTCGAGACGCTGCTGCGCGTGCGCCCGACGATTGCACAGTTTGTCAGTGAGGCGGCCCTGGCGCAGTTGCTCGAAGGGGGTGGCGAAGTTCCGGCGGCAGAAACCGTGACAAGAGCTGAGGCACGGCTCACTCCGAGTAGTGAGGACCAGAGCCTCTTCGCTGAATCCCAAGAATAA